In Mesotoga infera, a single window of DNA contains:
- a CDS encoding TlyA family RNA methyltransferase gives MNSRLRLDELLLDLGLSESRTKAAALIRSGKVSIDGMIVVKPSRKVGSNSEISVIDSIMPVGRGYYKLRKAIDIFEINIEGKRVIDVGASTGGFAQLMLEKGAARVLCVDVGRDQINHRIKDDGRVVSLESTDIRGLTLERAGGKADFITADLSFISTATVAGLLRSFLEDDGEAVVLVKPQFEAGPGVVKKGLVNSKNLHIEILDRFVSVFRTNDLFPIGLTFSPIRGKKGNIEYLLYSVAEERSVEFDFERLVEEAFGFFDRDQELFG, from the coding sequence ATGAATTCGAGACTTAGACTCGATGAACTGTTACTTGATCTTGGACTGTCTGAAAGTAGAACAAAAGCAGCAGCTTTGATCAGGAGTGGAAAAGTATCTATAGATGGTATGATTGTTGTTAAGCCCAGCCGCAAGGTAGGTTCTAATAGTGAGATATCCGTAATAGATTCCATAATGCCGGTTGGTCGGGGATACTACAAACTGAGAAAAGCTATCGACATTTTCGAGATAAATATTGAGGGAAAGAGAGTAATAGACGTCGGCGCCTCGACTGGTGGGTTTGCGCAATTGATGCTTGAGAAAGGTGCAGCGAGAGTACTTTGCGTAGATGTTGGCAGAGATCAGATAAATCACCGCATAAAAGACGATGGTCGAGTTGTCTCTCTGGAATCTACTGATATTAGAGGATTGACTCTTGAACGCGCCGGTGGGAAAGCGGATTTCATTACCGCCGACCTTTCTTTCATATCAACGGCGACAGTCGCCGGTCTTCTGAGAAGTTTCTTAGAGGACGACGGGGAAGCAGTGGTGCTTGTCAAGCCCCAATTCGAAGCAGGTCCGGGCGTGGTCAAGAAGGGACTGGTGAATTCCAAGAATCTTCATATTGAAATCTTGGATAGGTTTGTAAGTGTATTTCGGACAAATGACCTGTTTCCTATCGGATTGACATTCTCACCAATCCGAGGTAAGAAAGGTAATATTGAGTACCTTCTTTATTCGGTTGCGGAAGAGAGATCAGTTGAGTTCGACTTCGAACGATTGGTAGAGGAGGCCTTCGGTTTTTTTGATCGGGATCAGGAGTTATTTGGTTGA
- the truA gene encoding tRNA pseudouridine(38-40) synthase TruA has translation MKRFAAVVSYDGTDFFGFQNQPDMRTVQGVFEEALERIHKFSISSQGAGRTDTGVHGYGQVIAFDSNLDRLSASTMKDALNANLPSDVYVRRVHEVAENFSPRFAARKRIYHYYILNSSEPDIFRRRFVWWFPYLLDIASMRRAGDHLLGEHDFAAFRTGKDDRNPVRTVSAVRIIKVSPHLILIRIEGISFLKRMVRNIVGTLVKVGTGGVSEESVAEFLSTRDRSSLPGTAPPQGLVFYKVVFDEFET, from the coding sequence ATGAAGAGATTCGCTGCTGTAGTCTCATACGATGGAACCGATTTTTTCGGCTTCCAGAATCAGCCTGATATGCGAACGGTTCAAGGCGTCTTCGAGGAAGCTCTTGAAAGGATTCATAAGTTCAGTATCTCTAGCCAGGGCGCCGGGCGTACGGATACAGGTGTTCATGGGTACGGACAGGTAATTGCATTTGATTCGAATCTAGATCGACTGAGCGCCTCCACTATGAAAGATGCTCTGAACGCAAACCTTCCGTCTGACGTATATGTGAGGAGAGTACATGAAGTTGCGGAAAACTTCAGTCCCAGATTTGCGGCAAGAAAGAGAATCTACCACTACTATATTCTGAATTCAAGTGAGCCCGATATCTTCAGAAGAAGGTTTGTGTGGTGGTTTCCGTATTTACTAGACATTGCATCAATGAGAAGAGCAGGAGATCATCTGCTGGGGGAGCATGATTTTGCTGCTTTCAGAACTGGTAAGGACGATAGAAATCCGGTCAGAACTGTTTCAGCCGTTAGAATAATCAAAGTCTCACCTCACTTGATTCTCATCAGGATAGAGGGAATTTCCTTTCTTAAGAGAATGGTTAGAAATATTGTCGGGACCCTTGTAAAAGTAGGTACGGGAGGCGTCTCTGAAGAATCAGTAGCGGAATTCCTTTCCACTCGTGACAGATCTAGTCTTCCGGGGACTGCCCCGCCACAAGGACTTGTCTTCTACAAAGTGGTGTTTGATGAATTCGAGACTTAG